The Porites lutea chromosome 7, jaPorLute2.1, whole genome shotgun sequence genome includes the window acaaagatttactttttgcttATCTTCACACtagtgtaaaaaagaattcgtaaaacctcgctattttgactctacaatttgatgacgtcactgtgaaaaccatctatacgTACTCGATGCCAGTGTGGCAGCGTAAGTCAGTCGGAGTTATTCAAATCAAATCACTGGAAAGACAACACCGCCCTGCTGCCAGGATCATATGATATGCCAACAACGGACCTTTTAGCCACCATTAAGTGGGACACCTTAACACATCGATATAAACTTTCTTTAATTAAGCTTTTTAATAAAGGTTACTATGGTATGCTTCCACACGCTTTAGCTGAACAATTGATAATTCACAGCAATAAATCTGTGTCAAGAACGAAGCACGGGTTAATAGCTCCGAGGTTTGCGTCAAATTACGTTAAAACTCCATTGCCTATAGAGGGGCTGTCCTCTGAAAAGCCATAGGTCGTTCAAACGGTTCTATTTTAGATTGCACAGACATGAAATCTTTACTGAAAAAAGTCGTTAAGTATTGCTCTTTTAGCGATTTTAATTTCAACGTTTTAGCCCCCCAAACAATTAACaacagatttgagaattttctaTATTGCTAATGTGTATTTTATGATTGAACGATTTTATTCCctattattaataacttttaacattttattttatttgtaatttttgcacACGACCTCACACGCGTGTATAATTAAAGGttgtatgtatgcatgtatatAGACTACGAGCCCAGGGGgtggactccgcatatgaaaagggtggggatgctcgtcgtctcgcttaggggtgtaaatttcggattttggtctcaatTAGGGtattctgggcaaaacgccatcatatttagccgtgaaggtcttgattagggttgcacgtgaaaaaatataaaaatattttatcgtctgtgttttaacatggtctctttgaGGGGTCAgcaaaagcttgggccacgcccagatcggtctcctctAGGGCTCCTGGTTTAACTCAAAATTttcgacgagcatccccacccctttcctATGCAGAGTCCCCCCCCGGGACTACTAGTAGTTCCCcattttttcctcagggatagtagagggagcgaaacgcgagcgcgctggcctgcgtagcaagcctttctgtgcggtttaggagcaaagaacgagggacaagagtcaaagaccgcgctaAAAATGGCGCGGTATCTTTTTGCtgcgaaaccaaacggaaacgcttgctacgcaagctacgagcgcgcgtgaaaatcaccctgccgcgtgtcgccttttctcgcgtggggaaAAATATGTGCGcttgcgtttcgctcgctctactatcccagAGGAAAATTtggggactacttgtagtctagcATGTATATGAAAGataaattcctttcccattgttcgcAAATATTAGTTGGACAACACATGCAGATTATCGGAGATCCAATCGGCGTTGTTGAAGTCACAGCAGTGTTGACGGTGTTGACAAGCTAAACACAAACACATACGCACAAGCTCGGTAAAGTGTGATAGGTGACCAAAGATTTTTGCTCCGGAGTCTGCGTTCAGCCCGTGTAttggctttttgtatatttctctccgtaaaggctggattagatgtcatttgctcataaagttgttctttgcGTGATGTAACGGCTGGGTTACCTTGTAACTGAACAAAAGGCAGacttttttttcaccctttAATATTGTTTTGTAGTAAACCCGACTTCCGTTCAGCAAAATTCACCTCcgagataatttttttcaatgagattGTGGGGGTAGCCTCTAGTACGAACGCTCTTCACCTTTCACGAGACCCTTCTGATCTTTTCTAGAGCTAAGTCAAGCGCGAAATTTCTCTAGGTTTAAAGTgtctaatgcacctatcaatgtaaatcccttggggggggggggggggagtgcgggcaaggggcggggatttgatgcctgagactatccccgtCCCGGgattttgatcgtgcgaagtgactccggggtcgggacatttgactttgaccgacagaagcctggtatcaattcataAGCGGTTACCAaatccgtccctcgaggctttctgaaagtcacgctcttggagaaaggtgtgaagttttcatttgttgtaatcgccataatccgatactttaaactgtcatctaaacagatagtgtctattttaagaaagtttttatcttcaagttcccatctgattgtaaaactccattgaaatcgaattccaccatgaaagtcagaggattttttacgggtcactgatccgacctgtttacgttccgacatgttgagcagatgttataaagcgttttacgtttcattaatattataatagcacggtcaatcttcctagagtgattttattgttcaaaataagagatgctagtggagagagaaaatacttaattacagctagtaatttaacggagcttacgtttagtaagggactgtgcaataattatctggagggggggggttCTAAGATTAATAGGGGGGGCCTGAACTTAAACCAAAGCGCAGGGTAGGGGGGGTAAGATgtaatttcttaaacatttgtagGGGGGGTTAGAAGTTAAACTGAGAGGTCTGATCTCAATCCATGGACTCAAGATAATGTATATTACATGTAAGctaatcaaaatcaatttttggaatcttttaagaaatattaatattaacagcttcaaaaccttgtactaaaaatgaacagtttatCTCAACAATATTAAACATATATTCAAGAACTTGAGTTCAATCCCGAGTTGGTTTTGAACAAGCACTTCCGCTTCCCCAACGAAGCATTTACAGGAAAGCAAGTCCCTCAGACAAGATTTGTCCGTATGTGATGTAAACAGTAATAATGTCTCTTGGTCAATGTTGTCAATTTGCGGGATGCCAAATATCTCTGGGTTGTATTCCCAGTCAATGGGACTTCCTCCCAGCGATTGGAAGATTATACAAGCCCTTCGCTTTCTATTTTCGGATGCTGACCTCTTCTGATAACCAGGCCATACGGCAAGCATGCTTAAAGCTTAACATCGACGAAAGTTCTTGCAGAAGATATCTTCAGCACCTTGAATTCTTGGCTCTAAAAGCAGACAAAAGAAATCTGGAAAGAAACACCATTCCAGAAGATATTTGTTGGGAGAGCAGAGACGATGTTGAAAGACTGACTAACAAGCAACTTCGGCTCTATCTAAGGCAAGAAGGTCTAATGGTATCTGGAAACAAGGCACAATTAGTTGAGCGAATACTTAAGCATGCAGATGGTTCTGTAGCAAGAACATTTGATGAAGACatcgaagatgatgatgaaaacatgCCCTCCAGTTCTCATGATGATACCTCAAGTGATTCTGAGGAGTCAACCGAGTATGAAGGTGGTTCATCAGGCGACGATTATGTGGAGCGCAGCttccaagttttatttattgatgatgCAGACATACCAGAAGTAGTGTAAAGGTAAAGAGGGATGTAGGGAGGATCGgaggttggggaggggggggggggggggttgaaagtAATCTCTCCTCTAGACGGGGGTGgacaagaagttattttaactttaattcagggggggtgcaactttattttaaggcctactttgctaattttagaacccccccctccagataattattgcacagtccctaaggacgtacttttgaaatgttcttttaattcgttttatacagtattatagtattgtttgtttagattttttcccctggggtgggggcttttttgacacttttgattgaccttttgtttcccaccctggggaatttgatcaaaaaattttgaaatttgtcaaatccccaccccttgcccgcactcccccccccccccccccccccccccacggggtttacactGATAGGCGCAtaaagtgcacttcccagatctggaggtctacgtttttttttccactcaAATAAGCAGAcgttagtggggcaggaacgcgtgacgaacccctaagaatgtctgcggcGGAGGCTAAATTGCGTAAGTTGCCTACTATGACATCAGTAGCTTGGGCGCGTAGTACGCGTTTTTCGCTCCGGCAGAAAATTCTTAGTTGACGTTCCTTTGGTTGACTTTGTCAACAATCAAGGTCATAGAAGGCGAAGGTCTGCGAAGGTAGACTCCGCTTATGCGCCTGGTATATTTTGTTTCCGAAATGGCTCTTGCTTTCGTGCTTTCCGCGATTTTCATTGCAGTTGTTTCTCTTTTGGGTTTGATATTCACGGCATTTTCTATTTACCTGGTTTACATTCACTGGAGGTTCAGCCATATCCCAGGACCAAAGagggacagttttttctttggtaaCGTACCGCTTTTTCGCCGAGAGcgagaaaagggaaaaataatgGGAGAATTGATGCAAGAATTGCACAGTATTTACGGTCCAATAGTTTTGATGTGGGGCTTTCACCGGCCTTTCCTTTCCGTTTCTGATCGAGAACTCGCTAAAAAGTGTCTTATAACCCTAAATTTGCCCAAAAATCCTAGGGTTTATGGGAATCTTAGCTATCCATTCGGTCACAGACTTATGGGCCGCGGTTTGGTAACGGAGACCGATCATGGCGTTTGGCAAAAGCAAAGAGCGCTGTTAAATCCGGCGTTCCACCGCCGTTACTTAATGAACTTGATGTCCGCGTTTAACAACAGCTGTGACTTGTTTCTGGCCAAGCTGGATGAGATGGCAGATGGAGAAACTGTTGTAGATATGGCAGAAGAATTTGCAAGGGTCACACTGGATGTTATTGGAAAGGTATTCAACACTGTAAAAAGCTAAACCTCAAAAGCAGTGGCTGCGCCGCTAAGTGCCAGTAAGCCATGTAGCCCAGGAGGGGTACTctgggatttcaagtgacagggatgatcgaataggggaaaaaataaaaacccaaaaaaatccctggaccaaaatttaaccccaaAACAATCCTATGCCGAATTTCCAAGCCACAAAAATTTCCACAACACAAATAcagttgcaaaacaagttgctaaaattttcttacccaaaAAATTCCCAATATCAAAAATTtcaaccccccaaaaaatccttcgatcatccctttcacttgaaatctggagtgcCCCCCTGGGTCATGTAGCTGCATAGCCCTATAGCCATGTAGCCACATAGCCACCTAGCCATGTATATGCCTTGTTCTTTAAGCCCACAGTGGCACTGAAACCTTATTAAGACACATAGCCAGTTAGTCATGTATCTAAATAGCTGCATAGCTGTATAGCTGCATAGTCATTAATCTGTCCCATTCTTAATAAGGCCAATGCAGAATTTAAAGCTACATGGCAGTGTAGCCACGTAACCACAGTCCAGCTTTTGGAGTGGCCAGATATTCTGTAGCCTGCCTTACAGCCGGCCCATGCATCATCCAAATCATTTGTATGGACTGTCTACGAATTAGTGAACAAAAGCTTGTTCTGATATCCAGCAGAGTGGAGTgagacatatctcatgacaacGGCTGAAAATAGCATTTCAGAGACTCCAAATCTAAAAATTTTCTGGAGGAGGATACCCCAGACCCCCCCTACAAGGCTCGTGCCTTTGGCACTTGCATTAATGCCCCCCTGTTACAAAAAAGCTAGCTATAGCCCTGAACaaaatgctttgagagaattccATCAAGGCCAAAATGTGTTTGTAAATTTGTCGATTGGTTTTCCAGTTTCTTCCAATTGCTGCTAATGCACTGCCAcgtattctgcaatctagctGTCAGTTCTAGCGTTaaaacaaatcaggaaatcaCAATGTTCCCAGACAAAAAAAACTATACACACATAGCTATTCAGATCCTGGGATTTTGGGGAAACCAAAGATACTAACCAGCTTCATAACCTCTAAATGTGCGACTCACAGCAGCAAAAATAATACATGCTCATTCAAAGTTTAGAATACTTCACACACTGCATAATCTGTACTCTAAgagagaaaggaagaaaaacctctgttgttcAAGCTGACTCTAAGGCCACGTTTCATGTTATCATGAGCTCATTCTGTCTTGCCATGAGTCAGGCtaggcctgtcaacactttatttcaaatcagACTAATCACAAACTGTGTAAAAAATTAGCTAATCAAAAATGCCAACATATTTGGTTGCAACTCTGACGGTATTTGAACAtgatattgtgcactaatttGCAGatgctctatacagaaggtttagagtaCATGTGATGCAGGCTAGTAGTCTGCAGTTGCTTCCAACTTAACAGTGTATTTTCGTGAGTATGTAGCTCCACACTATCTACGTAGCCACATAGCTGCATTAAGTcacatacagtggaacctcaatataacgaagggccaagggactggcaaaatttgttcactATAGCGAGAGTTTGTTATGTCAAGGttctttttgatatattttactattactgggatgaagaaaatcattcgttataccgaggacttcgttagatgaggttcgttatatcgaggttccactgtatatgtCTTAGTCTTCAATAAGCCCAATGCAGCTCTTAAAGCCACATAGCAGTGTAGCCACATAGCCAGTCCAGCTTTTGAGTGGCCAGGTATTCTGCAGTTACTCTAAAGTGGTATTAATGATCCTTTTACAGGTTGCTTTTGACATTGATGTCGACGTTATAAGAGATCCTAACAGTCCATTTCCATCAGCAGTTTCCAAAGGTCTAAAGGGGGCCCAGGAAAGCATACGTACCCCATTTTCCCAGCTGTTGGGGTTTGTATTTCCATCCCAGTCAGGTTTGGCTGAAGCAATAAAATTCATTCGTGAGTTTGCAGGGAATGTTATCAAGGAAAGACAGGAAGCTGTTTTGAGAGGAGACGAAACTCCCGATGATATACTTGCTCACATCTTAAAAGTAGCAGAATCAGAGTCCAGCTTAAGTTTTGAAGATCTGATTGATCAGTTTCTCACATTTTTTGTTGCAGGTAAGACATTTTATCAATTTTGGTGGATTTTTTGTGGATTTGAACTAATAGGTGGTACCTATTGTTTACATGTGTCTCGGAAAGTTTGATCCTGTCTTGAAAACTTTTGAAGCATCTTTGAAGAGAAGATAACGCCCTGTTTTTGTATGTTTCCTCTTATTTTGCCGTCAtctactttttgttttgtttgttaccCTTATCTTTGTCCTTTTATAGGTCAGGAGACCACTTCAAACCAGTTATCTTTCACTCTTTTTGAAATACTGAAGCACCCCGATGTTGAAAACAGGTATTTATATATACACTAGTGTAGGTCAGATTATTAGAAAGACTGGATCAGCATGATCTGAATGTTCTACTAAACTTTCCCAATTACATTATAAAACTGTTTGACATACACATTGATATTAGCTGTCTTTTGTTTGCTCCTGTCCTTAGAAGTTTGTATGTATCTGACCCTAACAAACATTAATAAGGTTTCTTAGGGTAAGATACGTATAAACTTCTAAGGACAGGAAGACCATTAATGTTGATTGTTTTGCATAGAATTGTTCAAGAAATTGAAAATGTGCTTGGCTCCCGCCAGTTTGTGGAACACAAAGATCTTGGAAACCTTCAGTATTTAGGACAGACACTCAAGGAAGGCCTCCGCCTTCACCCACCTGTCGGGGGGACAACAAGAATCACTACAAAGGAAGAAAATCTTGGAGGATTAACCATACCTGCAGGAACCTCAATCAACGTTAGTTGGTTCATATTACAGCGTCTTTCAGATGCATGGTCAGAACCAGAGAAGTTTGATCCTGACAGGTTCTCCTCTGACAAGCAAATTCCACAGTCTGTTTACTATCCATTTTCTGTTGGACCAAGGACCTGCATTGGACAAACATTTGCTCAGTTTGAGGCGCGAGTGCTTATGGCTCGATTGCTGCAGGAGTTTGAGTTGACACTGTTACCAGGGCAACATAAAATGATACATGAAGAAAGGCTGACGCTTAGACCCAAGGGTGGTGTCCTGTGCACCATCAAGAGAAGAGGGCTCAAACAGGAATAGAGGAAATTGTGGTGTCCTGTTTTTGTGAACACAGGGAACCCAATGAGGAGTAGTAATACTGAGTTGTTCTTGCAATATTCAGACATCAAAAAAGGAGGCACAGAAGTATCTTTATACTGACTTTGTTGTTTCTTTATAGATATTGTATATAACACTCTTTCAAGGATCACAATTATAGCCTCCTGAATATTCATAAAATCATTAACAAAATTCAGAGCAAACTTGTGGAAATTAGCCATCATTGTGGTATTTTTGATACAGTTTCAAATCCTGAACAATTTTGATAGTAAAGTTCTCGCAACAATATCAACACTTCTAAAGTTAAATAATGAGTACATTAAAATTGACCAAAACTGCAGTTATTAGTACATACAAGAAGATAGGAGGCAGTCACAAGAGAGAGTTAtctaaaataactttaaagtgAATAGTTACTAATGAAGAACTCTAGTTTAAGCTGAAGTGGCACATACATATACTTGAAATAGAGTAAAAATTTTGCCTTGTTCTTAAAGTTCGTATGTTGTTAGAAAATTATGTAGTGTACTTACactaatatttttaaaaatattaattccAGAATTGTTAGGGGTGGATTTCTCCCCGTCAATAGGGTTTTAATTCTCCTCAAAATCAGTAAtgcagagttttttttcttcaatcaaatatgttttttctcaaatttggCATATAAAAATCTgcattgtaaattttttttttctataagctgtcagggctaaaaaaaaagtttcattccagcttgtccttttggcaagcagctctcacattttacTCGCATAGGACAACTACTTGCTTGctttagttaatgattttgttcgTGGATAACTTGCCCGAGgagtactcctgggaattcttgttGGGGATGTACCACCCGGTTCTCCAAAtgctgaccctatttcagaccaaaaaatgtcattttccacacccctTTCCAGACCTGGTCTCTAAGAAATTAtatcatcattacttagatttgaacaaataaaagatttcttaaaatcgacTTCGAATTCAtatattactctttctttcttattcatacgggattgaaacgacaaatacgcATTCGATTCCAGCCCAAAAAGGGGAAAATGTACAGTGGTGGatcagaccttcagataagggggtggggggggaggcGTGGGGGAGCGGTTCCGGTCAGTTCCGGGGATAAGTGGGGGCTCGGTCTCAAAGAAATTTTTCTTCGGCCTTTCGTTCCTCGGTTTGGTATAAAAGAtcaccggggggggggggcctcccctggatccgccactgatgtatacccgttttcagaccgaaacggcgcaaaaaccctaccctttggggcggcacatacctatatagcttatataagggagtaaccTCCCCCCCGGGGATAACTTGCCTGGTCCCTTGTGGCGGATCTAAGAGAGGGGCCCCGGGCCCCTAcccttattttaagaccaaagTGAGGCCCAAAGAGCcgagaaaaaatgtttttggaaaatagtttgttttcttttcaacgaAAAAAAAGGATATCGTATAAAATCAACTTTCcattaaaaaatatttgtagAGTAAATATTGATAGAATTGTTGATTCAGCTGAGTCAATCTTGATACAAAAGTGCAGTAATGTTAAAGGATAAAAAATGGTAGCGATGAAAGATGTTCGTTAAGTGCGCAGAAAAGTTATTAGCTGcaagttttcggtccgtactgtaaattacggtcTATAATCACTTTGAGCAGGCGCGTGCAGTTACCATATTTAGAGAGCATGGtgtaatggctcatataccacaATGGccaagccaatcagagctctagaattgcattatccgatgattcagtttttaataaatagaggatattacatggccgcgcggaaatacgaaatttctcttcgagtgttaaaaaatatttcacgagtgagcgcagcgaacgattgaaagatttcttaaacaccacaagagaaatttcgtatctctcAAGCGGttatgtaatgttctatttattttatagacAGACCCCAATGAAATTCAtgtaccaaaccatttcacctTAATAGATATGTAGCTATAGCAACGATGATCTTTTTACGTGTGAAGATagcatgttattttcacatctGAAAGCGAAAGCTCATCTGCTATTTCATTGGggtttatttaataaaaacaccattttcaaacaatactacgGTGTGCGTACGCTATATAAAACCAGTAATTCATAgtataccgttttgtttctgaacgaaagAGACAAGTTATAAATGAACAGACACGCTTTCTTAGTACTGTGTTTCTGTGTAGCGTATTTAAGGAAAAGAATATTTACTTTGGAATAAATTTTTGTGGGGAAAATATTTGCGGTAACATTTACTTGCgagaacttatttttgcggatcgctggaaaaatcgcaaaaattagaacccgcaaaaatttcgtccTACGGTAAGtcttgtcacgcttgtcacacaaggtttgagGTTTTCAGTTCCTTTGCAGtccaatagcccacgttcgatacaTGACTTCGATGCTTTCTGGTAATCTTTCCAgtggggtactcctgggaattcttggtggggatgtgccgcccggttctctaGATTGTGACtgtatttcagaccaaaaaaagtcatttttaagaCTTGTTTTCAGACCTGTCCTTTAGACAGACAtcatgttatcattacttagattagagcgcaaaggaaaaaatacttcaaatcaatttcgaattcgcatatttctctctctttcttactcatttggaattgaaacggtaattacgttcatacactcccgtagttccgaCGAAAACCATGCCCGATTCCAGagcaaaatgggcaaagtgtatatccgttttcagaccaaaacggtgTAAAAAGATTACCCAATGtggcggcacatacctacatAGCTTACATAAgaaagtacccccccgggcatttttctatatttggttttgtGTTCTTTGTGCTCACTgatctcttctgggaattgcgagaccaTGGAGTCGTAACaaaattgcaattttgaccctaaagcctcggagtaaTGTTAGAATATATTGTAACGTTTTATGTCGTACGTTGAAACGATTTTAAAAGAGAAACGCGAGTTCCTACTTCTGGTAACCTCTCACGCAGACGTTCTCAGGCGTTCGTCACACTTTCCTGTCCCACTAAGGTCTGCTGAACCGAAATGAACGCAATTTGCGCCGTGTACGAACGTAATTTACGGTGATAAATGGCAGAAAAACTTCAAATACACAGGTCAGATGTGGAGTTCCACAGGGTTTGGTTTTGGGCCCTACCTTGTTCACTTTGTTTACGAACGATCTACCCTTGTCGATTACATCTGTAGATACGTTTATGTATGCTGACGACGCTACGGTTTTCTGCATCGACTCCTTGCAAGACGTACCAAATAACGTCACCGGTGACTTAATATAGTGCACCAGCCGCAAGACGCCGCTTGTGATTTGTTAAACGGTGCACTTAAAAAACTTTTGTTAAAACAACCACCTAACTCCACGTCCTGGCAAATGCGAGGTAATGTTACTCTCCAAAGCTCGGCTTATAGGCCCACTGCCCGCCATTTATATTGACAAGGCCGAGACCAGACTTCTGGGTGTTACCGTAGATAAAAATCTGAACTGGATACCTAATCTGCAAGAAGTCGTTAACAGTTTCGCAAATAAATTAAGccttttgaagaaatcaagGTTTCTACCCAGTCATGTGTGCGAGTCGTTTTATTTGAAGGTTATCCAGCCGTCCAATACAAACGCGATGCCAGTGTGGGGCAGCGTAAGTCAGACGGAGTTATTTAAATCATTGGAAAGACAACACTGCCGTGCTGCCAGGATCATATGATATGCCTACAGCTGACGTTTTAGCCACCGTTAAGTTGGACACCTTAACACATCGAtttaaactttctttaattAAGCTTTTTTACAAAGGTTACTATGGTATGCTTCCACAGGCTTTAGCTGAACAATTGATAATTCACAGCAACAGATCTGTGTCAAGAACGAAACACGGGTTAATAGCTCCGAAGTTTGCGTCAAATTACGATAAAAACTCTATTGCCTATAGAGGGGCTGTCCTCTGGAAAGCCATAGGTCGTTCAAATGGTTCTATTTTAGGTTGCACAGACATGAGATCTTTACTGAAAAAAGTCGTTAAGTATTGCTCTTTTAGCGATTTTAATTTCAACTTTTTAGCCCCCCAAACAATTAACAACAGATCTGAGAATTTTCTATATTTCTAATGTGTATTTTATGATTGAACGATTTTATTCCCTGGTATTAATAACTTTTAACCTGTaaaatttaatttgtaatttttgcaaCGACCCCAAATGCGTGTATAAATAAGGTTTGTGTGTATGCATGTATATAAACTACGAGTAGTcctccatttttcctcagggatagtagagggAGCGAAATGAttgcgcgcgtgaaaatcaccccgccgcggtcgccttttctcgcgtgtcGAAACGTTCTCTTCAATACATCtcgctaaatttccaataaacataaataatcttttcatttcaaaaagctgacaaatcgcttgtccatggcggctttTCGCTAAGTGACGAGTACTGATGCTCTGATTCACGTTGATGTTTCAGCTgcaacaaacagtccattttttccagtcagatccgcacgccgtcattctcaATAAAATGGCTTTcactagtctccactgctcgatctccaattatactttgaaAGAACTGTGATCCCATAAACCTTCGCTCAAACACGACTAAAATAAATATCAGTCAGAggcatttgtaatctgcgaccacaaatcagacgagaccagatctgtgacgcTCCCTCTCCCCTGTCATTCCTTTCTTTTGCTCTCGTCTCAACTTTACTGACGAACTCgggcggaaacgcttgctacgcagggtAAAGAGATTTTTGCTCTGGAGTCTGCGTCTGTGTTTTCGAGGTCTCTATTGGCtctttgtatatttctctctgtaaGGCTTAGATGTcatttgctcataaagttgttctttgcGTGATATAACGGTTGGCTTACCTTGTCAactgaacaaaaggcagaattttttttcacacttcGCCGACTTCCGTTCAGCAAAATCAGCTGCAAAATTAACCTCCGAGATAATTTTTTGCAATGAGATTGTGAGCGTAACCTCTGGTACGAACGCTTGTGTGTTAACTGAGTGGTTTGTTCTAAAACTGAAAGGTCCTCACCTTTCATGAGActtttctgatcttttctggagctATAAAGTCAAGCGCGAAATTTCTCTAGGTCTGgaagtctgctgtgattggtctacgtATTTTCCGCTCAAATCAGCACACGTTTAtaagtggggcaggaacgcgtgacgaacccctaagaataTCTGCGGCGGAGGCTAAATACTATGACATCAGTAGCCTGCGTTACAAGCGTTTTCGTTTATGCAAAAAATTCTAAGTTGACCACGTTCCTTTGGTAGACTTCGCCAACTATCAAGGTCATAGAGGGCGAAGGTCTGCAAAGGTAGACTCCGCATATGCGCCTGGTATATTTTGTTTCCGAAATGGCTCTTGCTTTCGTGCTTTCCGCGATTTTCATTGCAGTTGTTTCTCTTTTGAGTTTGATATTCACGGCATTTTCCATTTACTTGGTTTACATTCACTGGA containing:
- the LOC140942596 gene encoding cholesterol 24-hydroxylase-like, which produces MRLVYFVSEMALAFVLSAIFIAVVSLLGLIFTAFSIYLVYIHWRFSHIPGPKRDSFFFGNVPLFRREREKGKIMGELMQELHSIYGPIVLMWGFHRPFLSVSDRELAKKCLITLNLPKNPRVYGNLSYPFGHRLMGRGLVTETDHGVWQKQRALLNPAFHRRYLMNLMSAFNNSCDLFLAKLDEMADGETVVDMAEEFARVTLDVIGKVAFDIDVDVIRDPNSPFPSAVSKGLKGAQESIRTPFSQLLGFVFPSQSGLAEAIKFIREFAGNVIKERQEAVLRGDETPDDILAHILKVAESESSLSFEDLIDQFLTFFVAGQETTSNQLSFTLFEILKHPDVENRIVQEIENVLGSRQFVEHKDLGNLQYLGQTLKEGLRLHPPVGGTTRITTKEENLGGLTIPAGTSINVSWFILQRLSDAWSEPEKFDPDRFSSDKQIPQSVYYPFSVGPRTCIGQTFAQFEARVLMARLLQEFELTLLPGQHKMIHEERLTLRPKGGVLCTIKRRGLKQE